The window TAACCGGCTTTATTGCAGGCCAAGAATGGATCTTTATTGCAATTGCCGCAGGCATCATTCTGTTTGGTGCAAAAAAGATTCCAGAGCTTGCAAGAACACTCGGTAAATCCAGAATGGAATACGAAAAAGGCAAGTTTGAGGCAGAAAAAGAGCTCAAAGATCTCAAAGACAAAAAAGACTAGATTTCCGCTGTTTTACAAAACTCGTCCATTACTTTGTTAAATTCAGGTACAATCTTGGATTTGCCAAAAATGCTTGCCAGCTTCATCGTGCCATTTAGCTTGATATCGGCATTAATTGTCAGTTTGGTTCCTTTGTCTGTTTTTTCATAGATTTCTGAAATGTGAGTACCCTTGATGTCACCGCCCAAAACAAAGACATCGTGTGATTCTGGATATTTGCTGACATGTTTTGTCATCATGACTAACTCCTTGTCACCCAGCCTCATGTGCTCTTCCACTATAGCGATGTTTTCTCGAACTGATCTGACCCTAATCGATGGAAAATATTTTGGCAGAATGTTTTGGAAATTCTCATAATTTGCAATAATATCAAAGACGCGTTGTCGCTCTGCCGTGATGTCTTTAATGATTGTAATTTTCGGCAGTTTAGGTTCCCCATCTTTTGTATAGATCGTGATCAATGTTGAACTGGTCTAAGCATTTGCCAACAGTATGATCAATGATTTGCTCAATCGATTTGGGTTTTGTGTAAAATCCAGGAACTGGCGGCAAAATGATAACGCCCAGTCTTGCCAATTTCAACATGTTTTCCAGGTTTATTGCGGTGAGTGGGGCTTCACGAGTAACCAAGACAAGCTTACGCGATTCCTTTAGTGTGACGCCGGAAGCTCTCGCCACTAAGGTTTCATCGTAACCATTCGCAATGCTGGACAGAGTCTTCATGGAGCATGGAATCACGATCATTCCATCATGTTTGTATGTGCCAGATGATATTCCAGATGCCAAATTAGAGTCATCAGAATATTCTGTGGCTAATGATTTTACCTGATCTAGTTTGTAATCAGTCTCCATTGCAAGGCATTTTTTTGCCCAGTCTGTGATCACTAG is drawn from Nitrososphaerota archaeon and contains these coding sequences:
- a CDS encoding SRPBCC family protein, which encodes MPKITIIKDITAERQRVFDIIANYENFQNILPKYFPSIRVRSVRENIAIVEEHMRLGDKELVMMTKHVSKYPESHDVFVLGGDIKGTHISEIYEKTDKGTKLTINADIKLNGTMKLASIFGKSKIVPEFNKVMDEFCKTAEI
- a CDS encoding UbiX family flavin prenyltransferase — its product is MKLVIGMTGSTGVIYGVRILEVLQKCGIQTHLVITDWAKKCLAMETDYKLDQVKSLATEYSDDSNLASGISSGTYKHDGMIVIPCSMKTLSSIANGYDETLVARASGVTLKESRKLVLVTREAPLTAINLENMLKLARLGVIILPPVPGFYTKPKSIEQIIDHTVGKCLDQFNIDHDLYKRWGT
- a CDS encoding translocase, giving the protein MLQAITGFIAGQEWIFIAIAAGIILFGAKKIPELARTLGKSRMEYEKGKFEAEKELKDLKDKKD